The DNA sequence TGGCCAAAAGTCGGTATGATTTATTTTGGTATGGCAGATATCGGCGGTGCCATCATTATGTTTGGTGTGACTTACTTTGTAGGCAACTATTTCAGTAATGCAGAAGGTAATACTTTCAATGTGAAGTTCCTATTACTGAATTTGGTACGTTCTATTCCGCTTATGACGTATTTGATTATGTTCGGCTTAAATATGAGCAAGATTCATTTGCCGGATGCTATGATTCGATTCTTTGATGTGGTATCACAAGCCAACATGCCGTTATCCATGATTTTACTTGGTTTAATGCTCAACTTTAGAGTAGAACGCAAATTCTTGCCTGTCGCATTGAAGTATTTAACTGTACACTATGGTTTTGGTTTGGTTGCAGGTCTGTTAGTCTATTTCTTCCTGCCTGTATCAGATCAAATGATTAAAACAACATTAATGGTAATTTGGCTCTTGCCGATTGGTGTAGCTGTCATTCCATATTCGATTCAATTGAGATATCGAACGTTGCCGTTGATAGGTATGACGACCAATATGACCATTATTATCAGTATTTTTATTCTTTATTTTTATCAAATGTTCTTTGTATAAGAGAAAGGGATGGTATAACAACTGGTGCAGCTGTTATACCATCCCTTCTTTAATACATATATTAAAGCTTGATGCTGACGTGTATTCATTTGAATGCTTGCTCACCGAAACTTATTAAGCTTTCAATCCTCCAAGTACAAAGGCAGCCGCAACGATTAAGACGATGCCTAATCCGATTCCGACTAATTGGCGTTTGTCTTTACGTTCTTTCAATAAGAAGATACCGCCGAGTGTAGAGACGATGACTAATAATTGCGAGAATGAGAAACTTGTCGCAACACCGACTTTCGGTTGTGAAAAGAATAAGAACAAGTTACCGATAGCCCATACTACACCGGGTATAATATTTCGGATGGTATAGCGTTTTGAAGTTTGGTGATTGACAGATAATAAAAATCCGCCGATAGCCATACCGATTGATTGGAAGAACAATGCGTCTAAACCATTAACGCCAAAGATTTGTGCGATGACTACATAAACGACATAGCCTACCGTAGAAATCAGCAAGATTGGAATGGCTCTGCCTAGAGATTTAGAACCTTCTGAAGTTTCATGTTTCGCTTTCAGTGATGTTAAAGCAATACCAGCTACTAAGAGAATCATAGCGAAAATACCTAGTATGACTTGAGTACCGGTACTCCATTCACCTAAGAAGACAGCACTGAAGAGTGTAGTTCCGACTAACTGCATGCCTGTTGAAATCGGCATTGTTTTAGAAACACCGATCAATTGAACAGAACGTAATTGATAGCCTTGACCAAGTGCCCAAAACGCACCGGAAATCAAGCCGACAATGACGACTTTCGGTTCAAAGCTTGCATGCCCTGTGAGCAGCAATAAAATACCTACAATCAAAGCGCCGAGTGTCGTGCCTCGGATTTGATTATAAGGACCGCCTCCAACAAGTACGTTAATCAGGACAACGCTGCCCCAAAAGAGTGCAGGAAGCAATGCAATAAGTAAATCCATTTAGTTTTCTTTCCTTTCTATACTAAACTTCCCCTTTGTTAGAAATAGAATAAAGCATCAGCAAATAAAATGAAAATAAAAAGTTTGCTGAAAGGGTGACCTCTCAGCAAACTTGCTTTACTCTTTAATGTATTTGAATTTTTTGCGTTCAGAACGGATATCAAAACCGAGTTCGCTGAAACGATCCACTAAGCGATCGTTTTTACTGCGGATTTTGAAATAAACTTTTTGGATAGTCTCTCGTTTAAAAGCATAGTTGATTGCGTAACTTAACAAGTTGAAAGCAATACCTTCGTTGCGGTAATCCGTATGCGACGAGAAGTATTTGATTTCTGCTGATTGTTTATCAGGTTTGATTTGCAAATAAAGGTAACCTTTTAAGATGCCTTCAGAAACGAAGAAGAACAATTGATTATTCTCATCAATAGTATTGACGATTTCAGAAGCTGTCATCGCTTCACGTCTGAAGATTTTATGATGCAACGGTTCGAAATGTGTGAAAAAGGCTTTGTGATAAGGAATAATATGCCGTTGTGCTTCATTACTTGTTTCAATCGTATGATTAGTTGAAAGGTAGTAATCCGTAAACGTGTAATGTGCATCAATTGCTTTCATTAATGAACTTTTATAGTCGCTTGTTACATCGAATGAAAAGTTGAAATGTGCACCTTTTGGTTGTGCGTCGGCCAATGTTTCGAATAACTGCTTGAATGCTTGTGCATCGAGTTGATAATTTGGAGCGAGAAAAGGTCCGACCATTTTAAAGTGTTGTGTATCATAAGAAAAACCGCCCATCAGCATTTGTATCTCATCAGCATCATTAACTAAGGCATATACACCTGTATCATGTTTTAATGCGTCAATACTTTGCGATAAAGCAACATTCTTTTGATGCAGCTTGTAAATATACGAACACATGGACGTATCGGCTTGGTGGATAAAGCTTTGGATGTCTTGAGCAGAATCTATCTGAATTGCTTTCATAAGAACCTCCTTGGTTGTCTGATAAACAGCAGCTTTGTTTTTATTATACTGTGTTTTGAGGTGAGATAAAAGGAAAGGCGGGGAAACAAGTACAATAAATCGTGTTACAATAGATATACGATTTTTTGGAAAGGACAGTAAATATGAAATCATTAATTCTAGCAGAGAAACCTTCTGTTGCACGTGATATTGCCAGTGCGTTGAATGTAAATCAAAAGCGCAATGGTTATTTCGAGAGCCAAGACTATATCGTGACTTGGGCACTCGGTCATTTGGTGACGAATGCGACACCGGAACAATACGATGCGAAATATAAAACGTGGAATTTGCAGGAATTGCCGATTATTCCTAAACACATGAAGACTATCGTGATTCCTAAAACGAAAAAGCAGTTTAATACTGTAAAAGCGTTAATGTTAAAAGAGAATGTCAAAGATATTATTATTGCGACAGATGCCGGACGAGAAGGGGAATTAGTCGCACGTTTGATTTTAGATAAAGTGCATAATAAGAAACCGATAAAAAGACTTTGGATCAGTTCGATTACAGCTAAAGCAATCCGCAACGGCTTTAAACAATTAAAAGACGGCAGAACATACTTGCCGCTGTATCGTGCAGCTTTAGCACGCAGTGAAGCGGATTGGATTGTAGGGATTAATGCGACACGCGCATTAACGACAAAATACGATGCGCAGCTTTCTTTAGGGCGTGTACAAACACCGACGATTCAGCTTGTTCAAATGAGACAAGATGAAATCAAGCATTTCAGACCTTCTGAATATTACACATTAGAAGCAACTATTGATGGCCAAGTATTCAAATTGGAAAGCCAGCGCCGTATTCATGACAAGCAGCAATTGGAACAGCTTGTCGAAAAGCTGAAAGGACAAACTGCTGAGATTGTATCGGTCTCTTCTAAGCATAAGAAACAGTATCCGGCAAAATTGTTCAGTTTGACTGACTTGCAGCAAGAAGCGTATCAGCGTTACCGCATGGGTGCGAAAGAAACATTAAATACGCTGCAGAATTTGTATGAACGTCATAAATTAGTGACGTATCCAAGAACAGATTCGAATTATTTAACAGATGATATGGTAGAGACTTTTAAAGAGCGCCTTCAAGCGTTGCTTGCGACAGAGTATAAAGATGCAGTACGTCCGTTGGTCAATAAGACGTTCAGTCCGAAAATGGGTATCGTCAATAATCAGAAAGTATCTGACCACCATGCGATTATACCGACAGAAATCAGACCGAATATGAACGATTTGAGTCAGCGTGAACAAAAGCTGTATTTAATGGTTGCAGAACGATTTGTTGAGAATCTGCTGCCGCCATATGAATTTGAAGCGGTAAAAGTGGTTGCCAAAGTCAGCAATGAATCATTCGAACTGCAAGAGAAAGTCGCAAAACAACTCGGTTTCAAGCAGCTGCGCAATGAACAAAGTGTACAGTCTGAACGTATTGCATTTGAAAAGGGCCAACGCGCTTCAGTTTCACGCTTTCATATTCAAAC is a window from the Staphylococcus sp. IVB6181 genome containing:
- a CDS encoding AEC family transporter, encoding MTGKFVIIVLLIILGYVLKRINILKEEDSQVLAKLVLNVTLPALVIVNLNKADLDISLSVLPLMMIIYGIIAKIIAISFFLKYDNEMRGTIGMMMASLNIGLFAYPLVQAIWPKVGMIYFGMADIGGAIIMFGVTYFVGNYFSNAEGNTFNVKFLLLNLVRSIPLMTYLIMFGLNMSKIHLPDAMIRFFDVVSQANMPLSMILLGLMLNFRVERKFLPVALKYLTVHYGFGLVAGLLVYFFLPVSDQMIKTTLMVIWLLPIGVAVIPYSIQLRYRTLPLIGMTTNMTIIISIFILYFYQMFFV
- a CDS encoding GRP family sugar transporter, translating into MDLLIALLPALFWGSVVLINVLVGGGPYNQIRGTTLGALIVGILLLLTGHASFEPKVVIVGLISGAFWALGQGYQLRSVQLIGVSKTMPISTGMQLVGTTLFSAVFLGEWSTGTQVILGIFAMILLVAGIALTSLKAKHETSEGSKSLGRAIPILLISTVGYVVYVVIAQIFGVNGLDALFFQSIGMAIGGFLLSVNHQTSKRYTIRNIIPGVVWAIGNLFLFFSQPKVGVATSFSFSQLLVIVSTLGGIFLLKERKDKRQLVGIGLGIVLIVAAAFVLGGLKA
- a CDS encoding GNAT family N-acetyltransferase, which translates into the protein MKAIQIDSAQDIQSFIHQADTSMCSYIYKLHQKNVALSQSIDALKHDTGVYALVNDADEIQMLMGGFSYDTQHFKMVGPFLAPNYQLDAQAFKQLFETLADAQPKGAHFNFSFDVTSDYKSSLMKAIDAHYTFTDYYLSTNHTIETSNEAQRHIIPYHKAFFTHFEPLHHKIFRREAMTASEIVNTIDENNQLFFFVSEGILKGYLYLQIKPDKQSAEIKYFSSHTDYRNEGIAFNLLSYAINYAFKRETIQKVYFKIRSKNDRLVDRFSELGFDIRSERKKFKYIKE
- a CDS encoding DNA topoisomerase III, which encodes MKSLILAEKPSVARDIASALNVNQKRNGYFESQDYIVTWALGHLVTNATPEQYDAKYKTWNLQELPIIPKHMKTIVIPKTKKQFNTVKALMLKENVKDIIIATDAGREGELVARLILDKVHNKKPIKRLWISSITAKAIRNGFKQLKDGRTYLPLYRAALARSEADWIVGINATRALTTKYDAQLSLGRVQTPTIQLVQMRQDEIKHFRPSEYYTLEATIDGQVFKLESQRRIHDKQQLEQLVEKLKGQTAEIVSVSSKHKKQYPAKLFSLTDLQQEAYQRYRMGAKETLNTLQNLYERHKLVTYPRTDSNYLTDDMVETFKERLQALLATEYKDAVRPLVNKTFSPKMGIVNNQKVSDHHAIIPTEIRPNMNDLSQREQKLYLMVAERFVENLLPPYEFEAVKVVAKVSNESFELQEKVAKQLGFKQLRNEQSVQSERIAFEKGQRASVSRFHIQTHETQPPAYFNEGTLLKAMENPQKFFDLKDKKHSNTLKQTGGIGTVATRADIIDKLFNMNAIEARDGHIRVTSKGRQILELAPKALTSPLLTAEWEEKLTQIEKGKYDSRQFIKEMKQFTQSIVDEIKQSEQKYKHDNLTTTECPTCGKFMIKVKTKNGQMLVCQDPACKTKKNVQRKTNARCPNCHKKMTLFGKGKKATYRCVCGHSETQEQMDQRHKNKGKGKVSKREMKKYMGKEEIDNNPFQDALKNLKL